In a single window of the Anaplasma platys genome:
- the lpdA gene encoding dihydrolipoyl dehydrogenase: MDEFDFVVIGSGPGGYVAAIRAAQHGHTVAIVEREANLGGVCLNWGCIPTKSLLKSAELYKKLQTADQFGIITAGKIQVDLEKVVAHSRAAVKKLNYGVASLMKKYGITVITGTATLMGTSKIQVAGTRNVVTTIAAQHIILATGSKPRLLPELDANLVWTAKDAMVPQELPKSLLIVGSGAIGIEFASFYSTLGSKVTIVEMRDRILPLEDHDISDAMCKTLRAHGVDIMLNSSVKKLRKHSSGIVAEVNGSTGDVVCDKVICAIGVVPNSADLGLNNTKAQLDSRGFIITDEHCATAEPGLYAIGDVAGPPCLAHKASHEAIICVESIAAREGKFSGHVAKLNKINIPSCIYSIPQVASIGFTELQAKEQGLDYQVGISRAYSNGKAIVSGSDNGFVKVIISPATGELLGAHMLGDEVTEMINGFIVGRQLEATDVDFAHTIFPHPTVSEMMHSAILSAWDQPLDC; encoded by the coding sequence TTGGTAGTGGGCCAGGCGGCTATGTTGCGGCGATTCGTGCCGCCCAACACGGCCACACAGTAGCAATAGTAGAACGCGAAGCAAATCTCGGCGGTGTATGCCTTAACTGGGGCTGCATACCTACTAAGTCACTGCTAAAATCAGCTGAGCTGTATAAGAAACTACAAACCGCTGACCAGTTTGGCATAATCACTGCTGGTAAAATACAGGTAGATCTAGAAAAAGTGGTGGCGCATTCCAGGGCTGCTGTTAAAAAGCTGAACTACGGCGTGGCATCTTTGATGAAGAAGTATGGCATTACCGTAATAACCGGGACTGCTACACTAATGGGCACCAGCAAAATTCAAGTCGCTGGCACCAGGAATGTCGTAACCACCATAGCTGCACAACATATTATCCTAGCCACCGGCAGTAAACCTAGACTGCTTCCTGAACTCGATGCTAACCTGGTCTGGACAGCTAAAGACGCTATGGTTCCCCAAGAACTACCTAAGTCACTACTAATCGTCGGAAGTGGCGCTATCGGCATCGAATTTGCTAGTTTTTATTCGACTCTTGGCAGTAAGGTGACCATTGTCGAAATGCGGGACCGTATTTTGCCACTTGAAGACCACGATATCTCCGATGCAATGTGCAAGACTCTCAGAGCTCACGGCGTGGATATTATGCTCAACAGTTCCGTTAAAAAACTGCGGAAACATTCTTCGGGCATAGTCGCAGAAGTTAACGGCTCTACTGGCGACGTTGTGTGTGACAAGGTAATCTGCGCCATTGGCGTCGTGCCTAATTCGGCAGACCTTGGTTTAAATAATACCAAGGCACAGCTTGACAGTCGTGGGTTTATTATTACCGACGAGCACTGCGCTACAGCGGAGCCTGGTCTATATGCCATCGGCGACGTGGCAGGGCCACCTTGTTTGGCACATAAAGCTAGTCATGAGGCAATAATCTGCGTTGAAAGCATTGCAGCACGTGAAGGTAAATTCAGCGGACACGTGGCTAAACTTAATAAGATCAATATTCCCAGCTGCATTTATTCGATACCGCAGGTGGCTAGTATCGGATTCACCGAACTACAAGCCAAGGAACAAGGTTTGGATTACCAGGTGGGTATATCCCGTGCTTATAGCAACGGCAAAGCCATAGTTTCTGGCTCTGACAATGGCTTTGTGAAAGTTATAATTTCTCCTGCCACCGGAGAGTTATTAGGCGCACACATGCTAGGCGATGAAGTCACCGAGATGATTAATGGCTTTATTGTTGGCAGACAACTTGAAGCTACGGACGTCGACTTTGCACATACCATCTTCCCGCACCCCACTGTCTCAGAAATGATGCACTCGGCAATACTAAGTGCTTGGGACCAGCCGCTTGATTGCTAG
- the rho gene encoding transcription termination factor Rho has translation MEKEESVVKRGATENGSEEVRILNLCELKKKSTGELLSIAEELGVVSNGRMLKQEIIFQLMKRVISDGGVAIGGGVVETLPDGFGFLRSAEANYAASSDDIYISAGQIKKFNLRTGDIVSGEIRAPGEKERYFTLVKAYSINYTEIGKLQRYVHFDDLIPLYPEDRILLECKSSAGADKKDISMRAIDIIAPLGKGQRALIVAPPRVGKTVILQQIAHSIAMNHPNMELIVLLIGERPEEVTDMLRSVKGEVVSSTFDEPAYRHVQLAEIVIERAKRMVEHKKEVVILLDSITRLARAYNEVMPSSGKVLTGGVDSNALQRPKRFFGAARNIENGGSLTIIATALIETGSKMDEVIFEEFKGTGNCEIILDRKIADKRIYPAIDISKSGTRKEDMLIEGALLKKVWLLRRLLSAMGPVEAMEFLRDKLSMAKDNNDFFEMMNS, from the coding sequence ATGGAAAAGGAAGAGTCTGTAGTGAAGAGAGGGGCGACAGAAAATGGCAGTGAGGAAGTAAGGATACTGAACCTATGTGAACTAAAGAAGAAAAGCACTGGTGAGCTGTTATCAATAGCGGAAGAGCTAGGTGTAGTAAGCAACGGGCGGATGCTGAAGCAGGAGATAATCTTCCAGCTGATGAAGCGAGTGATCAGCGACGGAGGGGTAGCAATCGGTGGTGGAGTAGTGGAAACACTCCCTGATGGCTTTGGCTTTTTAAGATCAGCAGAAGCAAACTACGCAGCAAGTAGTGATGACATCTATATATCAGCAGGGCAGATAAAGAAGTTCAATCTGCGAACAGGTGACATAGTAAGTGGTGAGATAAGGGCACCTGGGGAAAAGGAAAGGTACTTTACGCTGGTAAAGGCGTATAGCATAAATTACACAGAAATCGGCAAGCTACAAAGGTACGTACATTTTGACGACCTGATACCGTTGTATCCAGAAGACAGAATCTTGCTGGAGTGCAAGAGCAGTGCCGGTGCCGATAAGAAAGATATTAGTATGCGGGCGATAGATATAATAGCGCCGCTCGGAAAAGGGCAGCGGGCATTGATCGTGGCGCCGCCGCGTGTGGGTAAGACGGTGATTTTACAGCAGATTGCACATTCAATAGCGATGAATCATCCGAACATGGAACTAATAGTATTGCTGATAGGCGAAAGGCCAGAGGAAGTAACCGACATGTTAAGGTCGGTGAAGGGAGAAGTGGTGAGTTCGACGTTTGATGAGCCAGCGTACCGTCATGTGCAGCTTGCGGAAATAGTAATAGAAAGAGCAAAGCGGATGGTGGAGCACAAGAAGGAAGTGGTGATCCTGCTGGATTCTATTACGCGACTAGCAAGGGCGTACAATGAGGTAATGCCGTCTTCGGGTAAGGTTCTGACAGGTGGGGTGGACTCAAATGCGTTGCAGCGACCAAAGAGGTTTTTCGGAGCTGCTAGGAACATAGAAAACGGTGGTTCGTTGACAATAATAGCGACAGCATTGATAGAGACAGGCTCGAAAATGGATGAAGTGATTTTCGAGGAGTTTAAGGGAACAGGCAACTGCGAAATAATCCTAGATAGGAAGATAGCAGATAAGAGGATTTACCCAGCTATAGACATATCGAAGTCAGGCACGAGAAAGGAAGATATGTTGATAGAGGGAGCGTTGTTGAAGAAGGTATGGTTGCTGCGTCGTTTACTGTCAGCTATGGGGCCTGTAGAGGCGATGGAGTTTCTCAGGGACAAGCTAAGTATGGCCAAGGACAACAACGACTTTTTCGAGATGATGAACAGCTAA
- the hslV gene encoding ATP-dependent protease subunit HslV: MHHTDNSKMYGTTILSIRQGNKVIIAGDGQVTLGSSIMKTTAKKIKRLAGDSVITGFAGATADAFTLFERLEGKLDKHPGQLMRACVELAKDWRQDKYLRRLEAMMIVADRSVSLIISGGGDVLEPENGIAAIGSGGNFALSAARALCAVRDEFAHDMTLEYIVAKSMAIAAEICVYTNNNVVMEKIEG, translated from the coding sequence ATGCATCACACAGACAACAGTAAAATGTACGGCACTACCATTCTGTCAATAAGGCAGGGGAACAAAGTAATAATTGCTGGCGACGGTCAGGTAACATTAGGATCTTCGATAATGAAGACTACCGCAAAAAAAATAAAACGGCTGGCGGGAGACTCGGTAATAACGGGGTTTGCAGGAGCAACCGCGGACGCGTTTACCCTTTTTGAGCGTCTAGAAGGTAAGCTTGATAAACATCCTGGCCAGCTAATGCGCGCTTGTGTGGAGTTGGCAAAGGACTGGCGCCAAGACAAGTATTTGAGAAGACTTGAGGCAATGATGATAGTGGCAGACAGGTCAGTATCCCTAATAATTTCGGGAGGTGGAGACGTTCTTGAACCGGAAAACGGCATCGCTGCCATAGGGTCGGGAGGAAATTTTGCACTTTCCGCTGCAAGAGCATTGTGTGCCGTGCGTGACGAATTTGCACACGATATGACTTTGGAGTATATAGTAGCGAAATCCATGGCGATAGCTGCAGAAATCTGTGTATACACTAATAACAACGTTGTCATGGAAAAAATAGAGGGTTGA
- the hslU gene encoding ATP-dependent protease ATPase subunit HslU → MYSREFGEVACNLPGENKNQTSHNTKSEDKKLVLDDECGSGSEESAEGDGGEILNLSPKQITRELDRFIVGQTEAKRAVSNALRSRWRRSMVPQPLRDEIIPKNILMIGHTGVGKTEIARRLAKLAQAPFIKVEATKFTEIGYVGRDVDSIMRDLVDRAVLLVKEKHRKMVNKQASKAAEEVILNCLVGEGASEETKAAFRIKLQGGEFENTEISINVKDNRKNLASSFDVPGMPGGQVGVMNINEIVQKVLGGHKQTRMLQTTVKEARKILLDEETEKLIDEDKVIREALDTASNEGIVFLDEIDKIAARNEVRGEVNREGVQRDLLPLLEGTSVSTKYGTVTTDHVLFIASGAFHLAKPSDLLPELQGRLPIRVELAPLSKDDLVRILTEPEANLLKQYRALLETEGVTVEFTEDGISAIAEIASIVNREVENIGARRLHTIMEKLMEDISYNATENKGKTFIIDSTHVKEKLEDISKQLDLSKFIL, encoded by the coding sequence ATGTACTCGCGTGAGTTTGGGGAAGTTGCTTGCAATTTGCCCGGTGAAAATAAAAACCAAACGTCTCATAACACAAAAAGTGAAGACAAAAAGTTGGTCCTTGATGACGAGTGTGGTAGTGGTAGCGAAGAATCAGCTGAAGGTGATGGCGGGGAGATTCTAAATCTGTCTCCTAAACAAATTACTAGAGAATTAGACAGGTTCATTGTCGGACAAACCGAAGCAAAGCGTGCAGTGTCAAATGCATTACGCAGCCGCTGGCGCCGCAGTATGGTTCCCCAGCCGCTAAGAGACGAGATCATTCCTAAAAATATACTCATGATTGGGCATACAGGTGTTGGGAAAACTGAGATAGCTCGGCGTTTAGCAAAGCTGGCCCAGGCGCCTTTTATCAAGGTGGAGGCGACAAAGTTTACGGAAATCGGATACGTAGGACGTGACGTTGATTCGATCATGCGTGACCTGGTAGATCGCGCTGTGCTGCTGGTAAAAGAGAAACATAGGAAAATGGTGAATAAGCAGGCTAGCAAAGCTGCTGAGGAAGTAATACTCAATTGCTTGGTAGGGGAAGGAGCCAGCGAAGAAACTAAGGCTGCATTTAGGATTAAGTTGCAGGGTGGCGAATTTGAGAACACTGAGATATCCATAAACGTTAAGGACAATCGAAAAAACCTGGCTTCATCTTTTGATGTCCCGGGCATGCCTGGAGGACAAGTAGGCGTAATGAACATCAATGAAATTGTTCAAAAGGTATTGGGTGGGCACAAGCAGACCAGAATGCTGCAGACCACCGTTAAAGAAGCACGAAAAATTTTGTTAGACGAGGAGACCGAAAAGCTCATCGATGAGGATAAAGTAATCAGAGAAGCCCTGGACACGGCAAGCAATGAGGGCATAGTGTTCTTGGACGAAATAGACAAAATAGCAGCGAGGAATGAGGTGCGTGGAGAGGTAAACCGGGAAGGGGTGCAGCGCGACTTACTCCCGTTACTAGAGGGCACCAGCGTTAGCACAAAATACGGTACCGTAACCACAGATCATGTCTTGTTCATAGCGTCCGGAGCTTTTCATTTGGCAAAGCCTTCTGATCTTCTACCAGAACTTCAGGGGCGGTTACCTATTCGCGTTGAGCTCGCGCCACTGAGCAAGGATGACCTAGTGAGAATTCTTACGGAGCCTGAAGCAAACTTACTCAAGCAGTACCGCGCACTGTTGGAAACCGAAGGTGTGACAGTTGAATTCACGGAAGACGGAATATCAGCCATAGCTGAAATCGCCTCGATAGTTAACAGAGAGGTTGAAAATATCGGGGCTAGACGACTCCACACCATAATGGAAAAGCTCATGGAGGATATAAGCTACAACGCCACAGAAAATAAAGGCAAAACCTTCATTATAGATAGCACACATGTAAAAGAAAAATTAGAGGATATCTCCAAGCAGCTGGACCTGTCGAAGTTTATACTATAG
- a CDS encoding class I SAM-dependent methyltransferase, translated as MVTQAAINGIFSSVASRYDVMNDIMSFGLHRLWKRELCSRITKGSGALLDVAGGTGDVALQALTKHHGLDVTVCDINTDMLDFGRKKAIDCNRISVKWVCASGERLPFSSDCFDYYTIAFGIRNIPNREAALSEAYRVLKPCGQFLCLEFSPILKEGPFKAAYDLYSFAVIPKIGQLIAKDEAAYYYLVDSIRNFPSQEGFTGEIRTAKFSMVTHKDLCGGVATLYSAFKH; from the coding sequence ATGGTTACCCAGGCCGCGATCAACGGGATCTTTTCCTCAGTTGCATCTCGCTATGACGTCATGAATGATATCATGAGCTTTGGGCTGCACAGGCTTTGGAAGCGCGAGCTATGCAGTAGGATCACCAAGGGCTCGGGTGCATTGTTGGACGTGGCGGGAGGCACTGGAGATGTTGCGCTACAGGCACTTACGAAACACCATGGGCTTGATGTAACTGTTTGCGATATAAATACAGACATGTTGGATTTCGGCAGAAAAAAGGCTATTGATTGTAACCGAATTTCTGTAAAGTGGGTTTGCGCAAGTGGTGAACGCTTACCCTTTTCAAGCGATTGTTTCGACTATTACACCATAGCGTTTGGAATACGAAACATACCAAACCGTGAAGCCGCTCTTAGCGAGGCTTATAGGGTGCTAAAACCCTGTGGACAGTTTCTGTGCCTAGAGTTTTCCCCCATATTGAAGGAAGGGCCCTTCAAGGCTGCATACGACCTCTACTCTTTCGCAGTAATTCCCAAAATTGGGCAGTTGATCGCGAAAGACGAGGCGGCGTACTATTACTTGGTTGACAGTATTAGAAATTTTCCCTCACAGGAGGGCTTTACCGGCGAGATCCGCACTGCCAAGTTCTCTATGGTTACGCACAAAGATCTCTGCGGAGGGGTGGCAACTTTGTACAGTGCATTTAAACATTAA
- the metG gene encoding methionine--tRNA ligase: MRRFYITTPTYYVNAPPHIGHFYSTLIADVMARFKAIDGFDVKFSTGTDEHGQKVEETARKSGIGVEKYVDTVSETFKELVRKSGFCCSDFIRTTETRHKNAVSALWNVLYSKGQIYLGHYSGFYSVRDETFYQERELVDGKAPTGAEVEWLEEPGYFFKLSEWQDDLLRFYKENPDFVVPVGRMNEVVRFVESGLRDLSVSRSKKHISWGIDVPGDKDHLVYVWVDALSNYLALTGFPDIHSEEYKNFWDGKTVTHIVGKDILRFHAVYWPALLMAAGLPLPKQVVAHGWWLNEGQKISKSLGNIIDPIAAMEEYGLENFRYFLLSETSFGNDASFSREGLKERVNCDLSNNFGNLVQRTVSLLHRECGGKIPEVPVDKLQGEEDLPAYGEIFARYRAYVEEYRFFEALKFILSLSAIANEYIARKAPWKLFKEDKEHANAVIFKLLEYIRCLAIMLQPFLPDAAARVLDQIAVPEEKRSFKYFAELNTSSVVLPAPVPVFSKFDRL, translated from the coding sequence ATGCGGCGCTTCTACATAACTACTCCCACATATTATGTTAATGCGCCGCCTCATATAGGACACTTTTACTCAACCTTGATAGCGGATGTTATGGCGAGGTTTAAGGCCATTGATGGGTTTGATGTGAAATTTTCTACTGGGACAGATGAACACGGACAAAAAGTTGAAGAGACGGCACGTAAAAGTGGCATAGGCGTTGAGAAATATGTAGATACGGTAAGTGAAACCTTTAAGGAGCTGGTACGAAAGTCCGGTTTTTGTTGTAGTGATTTTATACGTACTACAGAGACCCGCCATAAAAACGCGGTGTCGGCACTGTGGAATGTGCTCTACAGCAAAGGGCAGATTTACCTGGGTCATTATTCTGGGTTCTATTCTGTTAGGGATGAGACGTTCTACCAAGAGCGTGAGTTAGTGGATGGTAAAGCGCCTACTGGTGCTGAGGTAGAGTGGTTGGAAGAGCCAGGATATTTCTTTAAGTTGTCGGAATGGCAGGACGACTTGCTGAGGTTTTACAAGGAAAACCCCGATTTTGTAGTTCCTGTGGGCCGTATGAACGAAGTTGTGCGTTTTGTGGAATCAGGGTTACGCGATCTTTCGGTATCTAGATCGAAAAAACACATTTCCTGGGGGATAGACGTTCCAGGAGATAAGGATCACCTGGTGTACGTGTGGGTTGATGCACTATCAAATTATCTGGCGCTCACGGGGTTCCCCGACATACATTCTGAGGAATATAAAAACTTCTGGGATGGAAAAACTGTTACTCACATTGTTGGCAAAGATATCCTGAGATTTCATGCCGTTTACTGGCCGGCGCTGTTGATGGCAGCAGGACTCCCACTTCCCAAGCAAGTAGTTGCCCATGGTTGGTGGTTGAATGAAGGGCAAAAAATCTCTAAGTCGCTTGGAAATATAATAGATCCTATTGCCGCTATGGAGGAGTATGGCCTGGAGAATTTCCGGTATTTTCTGTTGAGTGAAACCTCTTTTGGTAATGATGCAAGTTTTAGCCGTGAGGGCCTAAAAGAGCGCGTAAATTGCGATCTATCCAATAACTTTGGTAACCTGGTTCAAAGGACGGTTTCTCTGTTGCACCGAGAATGTGGTGGCAAAATCCCTGAAGTGCCTGTGGACAAGTTGCAGGGCGAAGAGGATCTTCCGGCATACGGTGAAATTTTTGCGAGATATAGGGCATATGTTGAGGAGTATAGGTTTTTTGAGGCCTTGAAATTCATACTTAGCCTGTCAGCGATAGCAAACGAGTATATAGCACGTAAAGCTCCTTGGAAGCTATTTAAAGAGGATAAAGAGCATGCCAATGCTGTTATTTTCAAGCTACTGGAATATATAAGGTGTTTGGCAATAATGTTGCAGCCGTTTTTGCCTGATGCTGCAGCGCGCGTATTAGATCAAATTGCGGTTCCTGAAGAGAAAAGGTCCTTCAAGTACTTTGCTGAGCTCAACACTTCGAGCGTAGTGCTACCTGCTCCTGTGCCGGTGTTCTCAAAGTTTGATCGCCTGTAA
- the coxB gene encoding cytochrome c oxidase subunit II: MLQAFIVGVLFACFTTLFVWGDPSSAASPSPWQMGFQEPVTDVMEAIIKSHSFVMIVMSLVVLVVFILLTYVLIRFRKRDGEPVVFNRKHSHHVLLEVLWTLVPLLIVGFLTFSNVKLIRYEQQIPKADLVVKAIGYQWYWVYSYPENEITFDSYMKPENELRDGELRLLEVDNKMVVPVGKTILLQTTSADVIHSWAVPALGVKIDSVPGRLNEAWFSVKKPGVYYGQCSELCGRLHGFMPIAIEAVSQEQFDEWVKSKKAAE, translated from the coding sequence ATGCTTCAAGCGTTCATCGTGGGAGTTTTGTTTGCGTGCTTTACTACGTTGTTTGTGTGGGGTGATCCCTCGAGTGCTGCTTCTCCTTCCCCGTGGCAGATGGGTTTTCAAGAGCCCGTAACTGACGTCATGGAGGCAATTATCAAGTCCCATAGCTTTGTCATGATCGTGATGTCGCTAGTGGTGCTTGTAGTCTTCATATTGTTAACCTACGTACTCATCAGGTTTAGAAAGAGAGACGGCGAGCCAGTGGTCTTTAATAGGAAGCATTCGCACCATGTGCTGCTTGAGGTGTTGTGGACACTTGTGCCGCTGTTGATAGTCGGGTTCCTTACCTTCAGCAATGTGAAGCTGATAAGATATGAGCAACAGATCCCAAAGGCAGATCTTGTCGTCAAAGCAATTGGCTATCAGTGGTACTGGGTGTATTCGTACCCAGAGAACGAAATAACCTTCGATAGCTATATGAAACCTGAAAATGAGCTCCGTGACGGTGAGCTCCGCTTGCTAGAAGTAGACAACAAGATGGTGGTGCCTGTAGGAAAGACAATACTTCTGCAAACTACTAGCGCTGACGTGATACACAGCTGGGCTGTGCCAGCACTTGGAGTTAAAATAGACTCGGTACCCGGTAGGCTTAATGAAGCATGGTTTTCCGTCAAAAAGCCGGGAGTCTACTACGGGCAATGTTCTGAGTTGTGCGGAAGACTGCATGGGTTCATGCCCATAGCCATAGAGGCAGTATCTCAAGAGCAGTTTGATGAGTGGGTGAAAAGTAAAAAGGCTGCGGAGTGA